In the genome of Oncorhynchus clarkii lewisi isolate Uvic-CL-2024 chromosome 4, UVic_Ocla_1.0, whole genome shotgun sequence, one region contains:
- the LOC139408004 gene encoding uncharacterized protein — protein sequence MVLFLSSGLFCLLMAAVGIQAQQTPSINDLHAECLGNVIRLSVAPLFEEVATVFNDTHIINLTPGLATQCGFSFKFDPMGNAMFFASLQNCFSQNMDDKMFSLVMQFRLPGNHMTEDPVYRVGKTCSYTPWTSREILCDRNYMEVSVRRTLPDIQTVPEQPTGGPKARSANFRRGTEAVASGYKMTAVVFSPSKKVMNVDEVQRKGYAIVNTPTRLVLRSPHNAEETYLQNVAGVPMRVLSTSTFFEQKWLVTRVDATAVCPTPEAVVFTPEVITWYMPKHIDPLFSSDAFTMLEVYMGIDAKRLDTEEMAARNYSVLVTEAHIIVEIPVGAVGGYFKSHIQDDQYFVTYTIEPMLELLWIEEVAHEDTSYKVLFPITTPPMARPPQVRNYTVPEQAVFVLELGTFNLDVELLNITFPTMVLTVAECNARGFNVQEQRSPDNTLKTFRMEVPFSDPVVVKERRAEQGVTTFTLQLIYGLVVFPEYAPFSHSAVVDAVLLDIVPPSVTGNCDQENFHITVDYRNQDPFFVVLVGKRLLNHELAQQYLTEGDADFTITLPFSSPDAVFESVHSSSVRSRLDVALLNPYNNMTIKYFSLACSFLKTLTECFSNGTMTALAVKVESAPGLNPGQLTLSDPACGPTYSDDRFAYFHFTVNSCGTTRKFINNVMLYENEISLPDELEVKLNATASSEEEYQLKVSCYYVANTTRTLAFLTRPRDQEPFVETGTGRQMVRMRLAQDASYNMFHQEEDYPVVRYLRQPLHFEVELTTSSDPKVALVLDHCWATLNEDRDSRPRWNLIINGCENPEDPYRVVFHPVVADARVHFPPHVKRFEVYMFSFVDDAVEPSGQVFVHCDVVICDASSPSGGPCSGQCVNQDSPKRGWSCFMLFRPWSVSHHRVRVWQPFQYLRTETRISVCDIAKCFTSGSHRVVRSAQRITGGKLPALQDTYTTRCHRKTIKVIKDNNHPSHNHPSHCLHTPTNLLILSLAVSDLLKHSQDHHDGNTDVQESVEKSTHGDRSKVIGGQAAKLPLGRGVEWASNITSVEHLPPEGRSKSSELWLSQTTIHKNQLWA from the exons ATGGTTCTTTTCCTTAGCTCAGG GTTGTTTTGCCTATTGATGGCAGCTGTGGGCATACAAGCACAACAGACACCTTCTATAA ATGACCTCCATGCTGAATGCCTTGGTAACGTTATTCGTTTGAGTGTCGCTCCTCTTTTTGAAGAGGTTGCTACTGTCTTCA ATGACACACACATCATAAACCTGACGCCTGGCCTTGCTACTCAGTGTGGATTCAGCTTTAAATTTGACCCCATGGGGAATGCCATGTTTTTTGCTTCTCTTCAAAACTGCTTTTCCCAAAACATG GATGATAAGATGTTCAGCTTGGTCATGCAGTTCAGGCTGCCAGGAAACCACATGACTGAAGACCCTGTGTATAGAGTGGGCAAAACCTGTAGCTACACCCCCTGGACCTCCCGAGAGATTCTGTGCGACCGCAACTACATGGAG GTGTCTGTCAGAAGGACTCTTCCAGACATCCAAACCGTCCCCGAACAGCCCACTGGGGGCCCGAAAGCAAGGAGCGCCAACTTCCGGAGAGGAACTGAG GCTGTTGCTTCAGGATACAAAATGACAGCAGTCGTCTTTAGTCCTAGCAAGAAGGTCATGAATGTGGATGAGGTCCAAAGAAAGGGCTATGCGATAGTCAACACTCCCACACGGCTGGTGTTAAGAAGCCCCCATAATGCAGAGGAAACATACCTCCAGAAT GTAGCTGGGGTTCCGATGCGGGTGCTCTCAACCTCAACCTTCTTTGAGCAGAAGTGGCTGGTTACTCGAGTAGATGCCACGGCTGTTTGTCCAACACCAG AGGCAGTGGTCTTTACTCCAGAAGTGATCACCTGGTACATGCCCAAGCACATAGACCCACTTTTCTCCTCTGATGCCTTCACTATGTTGGAGGTGTACATGGGAATTGACGCTAAGAGGCTGGACACTGAGGAAATGGCTGCCAGAAACTACTCGGTTTTAGTCACGGAGGCTCATATTATTGTTGAAATTCCGGTGGGGGCTGTTGGCGGCTATTTCAAG AGCCATATTCAGGATGACCAGTACTTTGTCACTTACACCATTGAGCCCATGCTTGAGTTGCTGTGGATCGAGGAGGTCGCACACGAGGACACCAGCTACAAAGTCCTCTTCCCTATCACAACACCTCCGATGGCCAGGCCTCCACAAGTTCGCAACT ACACAGTTCCTGAGCAGGCAGTGTTTGTGCTTGAGTTGGGGACCTTCAACCTTGATGTGGAGCTGCTGAACATCACCTTTCCCACCATGGTGCTAACTGTTGCAGAGTGCAACGCCAGAGGCTTCAATGTTCAGGAGCAGAGATCCCCGGACAACACCTTGAAGACCTTCAGGATGGAGGTGCCCTTCTCAGACCCGGTGGTCGTCAAGGAG AGAAGGGCGGAACAAGGTGTCACAACCTTCACTCTTCAGCTGATCTACGGCCTGGTCGTCTTTCCAGAGTACgctcctttctctcactctgccGTTGTGGACGCTGTACTGCTGGACATTG TGCCACCCTCAGTCACTGGCAACTGTGATCAGGAGAACTTCCACATcactgtggactacaggaaccAAGATCCCTTTTTCGTGGTCTTGGTTGGCAAGCGGCTGCTTAACCATGAGCTTgctcaacagtatttaacagagGGCGACGCAGACTTCACCATCACGTTGCCCTTCTCTTCGCCGGACGCAGTGTTTGAG TCGGTTCACTCGTCCTCTGTCAGGAGCAGACTGGATGTGGCTCTGTTGAATCCTTACAACAACATGACCATCAAATACTTTTCCCTGGCTTGCAGCTTCCTCAAAACGCTGACTG AGTGTTTCTCTAACGGAACGATGACTGCGCTGGCGGTGAAGGTGGAGTCTGCTCCCGGTCTGAACCCCGGTCAGCTGACCCTGAGCGACCCCGCCTGTGGTCCCACCTACAGCGACGATCGCTTCGCCTACTTCCACTTCACTGTGAACTCCTGTGGCACCACCAGGAAG TTTATCAACAATGTCATGCTGTATGAGAACGAAATCTCCTTGCCAGATGAACTTGAGGTGAAGCTGAATGCCACGGCGTCTTCAGAGGAGGAATATCA GTTAAAGGTTTCCTGCTACTACGTGGCCAACACCACTCGCACATTGGCCTTCCTGACCAGGCCACGGGACCAAGAGCCTTTTGTCGAGACCGGGACGGGTCGACAAATGGTCAGAATGAGACTCGCTCAGG ACGCCTCGTATAACATGTTCCACCAGGAGGAGGACTATCCAGTGGTGAGGTACCTGAGACAGCCTCTGCACTTTGAGGTGGAGCTGACCACGTCCTCTGACCCCAAGGTAGCGCTGGTGCTTGACCACTGCTGGGCCACCCTCAACGAGGACCGCGACTCCCGACCCCGGTGGAATCTCATCATTAATGG CTGTGAGAACCCCGAGGATCCATACCGTGTGGTCTTCCACCCGGTGGTAGCTGACGCCAGGGTCCACTTCCCCCCTCACGTCAAACGCTTTGAGGTCTATATGTTTTCCTTCGTCGATGATGCGGTTGAGCCGAGTGGCCAG GTCTTTGTCCATTGTGATGTGGTCATCTGTGATGCCAGTAGTCCCTCTGGCGGCCCCTGTAGTGGACAATGTGTGAATCAGGACAGCCCGAAAAGAGGTTGGTCTTGTTTTATGCTTTTCAGACCCTG GTCTGTCAGTCACCACCGCGTCCGCGTGTGGCAACCTTTTCAGTACCTGCGAACTGAGACGAGGATATCGGTCTGTGATATCGCAAAGTGTTTCACCAGTGGGAGTCATCGG gtagtgaggtctgcacaacgcatcaccgggggcaaactacctgccctccaggacacctacaccacccgatgtcacaggaagaccataaaggtcatcaaggacaacaaccacccgagccacaaccacccgagccactgcctccACACTCCAACCAACctgctcatcctctctctggctgtgtcagATCTCCTG